The following proteins are encoded in a genomic region of Nitratireductor sp. GISD-1A_MAKvit:
- a CDS encoding glycosyltransferase family 39 protein — protein MTGTTMRMGLLLALFVALWTTFATLTQLNLDGFGDMLENYSWGIAWEQGYYKHPPFFAWITAAWFAVFPNADWAYYLLSAVNGAALMFASWRIALRFLDPWRAFFATALFFFLPPVTFLALKYNANSAMLPFWAATVWFYLRFLEKGRYSDAVALGALAAASILIKYFSAALLGAIVLHVLFDREARSLLTKPGVWVASFAFIALMTPHLLWLVNNDFLPLAYVGEQGDGSALIGLTSAPRFVGALLAYLLPVILVLLAVLLRNGRDAWFDPAAFLALRKTLAGRALLWTGFGSLGLTLMLGAVFAVQFSSVWALPLYFASPIFLILCVKPARLERQKLALPSILVLYGACLLALTPFIYRQEAQKTSHYNDVPVKALALQIENAWKQRFEAPLTHVAGDKILASGTTFYTPSRPYSMQANSYALTPWITPAKVAEKGMAIACFEGQNDCLAAAENLSGGTFEEAEISVPGFGGKRHWKVRLFFIPPASENT, from the coding sequence GTGACGGGGACCACTATGCGGATGGGGTTGCTGCTTGCCCTGTTTGTCGCACTTTGGACAACCTTCGCCACCCTGACGCAACTCAACCTCGATGGCTTCGGCGACATGCTTGAAAACTACTCCTGGGGCATTGCCTGGGAGCAGGGCTATTACAAGCACCCGCCGTTTTTCGCCTGGATCACCGCAGCCTGGTTTGCCGTGTTTCCCAACGCCGACTGGGCCTATTATCTGCTGTCGGCGGTCAACGGCGCGGCGCTGATGTTCGCCAGCTGGCGCATCGCGCTGCGTTTTCTCGATCCATGGCGGGCGTTTTTCGCCACCGCGCTGTTCTTCTTTCTTCCACCGGTCACCTTTCTCGCACTGAAATACAATGCCAACTCGGCAATGCTGCCCTTCTGGGCGGCAACCGTCTGGTTCTACCTGCGTTTTCTTGAGAAAGGACGGTATTCGGATGCCGTGGCGCTGGGGGCGCTGGCGGCCGCGTCGATCCTGATAAAATACTTCTCAGCCGCGCTGCTGGGGGCGATCGTACTTCATGTCCTGTTCGACAGGGAGGCCCGGTCACTCCTGACGAAACCGGGCGTGTGGGTTGCGAGCTTCGCCTTCATCGCCTTGATGACGCCGCACCTGCTGTGGCTGGTGAACAATGATTTTCTTCCGCTTGCCTATGTCGGCGAGCAGGGCGACGGTTCGGCGCTGATCGGGCTGACATCCGCTCCCCGGTTTGTTGGTGCTCTTCTTGCCTATCTGTTGCCGGTGATTCTGGTGCTTCTTGCGGTGCTTCTGCGAAATGGTCGTGATGCCTGGTTCGACCCGGCTGCCTTTCTGGCGCTGCGCAAGACACTCGCCGGCCGGGCCCTTTTGTGGACCGGCTTCGGGTCTCTTGGTCTTACCCTGATGCTGGGTGCGGTCTTTGCCGTTCAGTTCAGCTCGGTCTGGGCGCTGCCACTCTATTTCGCATCGCCTATCTTCCTGATTCTGTGCGTAAAACCGGCTCGCCTGGAGCGCCAGAAACTGGCGTTGCCTTCCATTCTTGTGCTCTATGGCGCCTGCCTTCTGGCCCTCACTCCGTTTATCTACAGGCAGGAAGCGCAGAAGACTTCGCACTATAATGACGTGCCGGTGAAAGCGTTGGCGCTGCAAATTGAAAATGCCTGGAAACAGCGTTTCGAGGCACCGCTCACCCATGTGGCGGGCGACAAGATTCTGGCCAGCGGAACGACGTTCTACACGCCCTCGCGCCCCTATTCCATGCAGGCCAATTCCTACGCTCTGACGCCATGGATTACGCCTGCAAAGGTGGCAGAGAAAGGCATGGCAATTGCTTGTTTTGAAGGACAGAATGACTGTCTTGCCGCTGCCGAAAACCTCTCCGGCGGGACCTTCGAGGAAGCTGAAATCTCGGTGCCGGGCTTCGGCGGAAAGAGACACTGGAAAGTGCGTCTTTTCTTCATTCCGCCCGCCTCTGAAAACACCTGA
- the rpsD gene encoding 30S ribosomal protein S4, whose product MSKRHSAKYKLDRRLGENIWGRPKSPVNRREYGPGQHGQRRKGKLSDFGLQLRAKQKLKGHYGDISEKQFRKTYEEANRRKGDTNENLIGLLESRLDAIVYRAKFVPTIFAARQFVNHGHIMVNGRRVNIPSYRCKAGDVIEVREKSKQLAIVLEATQLAERDVPDYVEADHNKMVATYLRVPAISDVPYAVHMEPNLVVEYYSR is encoded by the coding sequence ATGAGCAAGCGCCATTCAGCCAAGTACAAACTCGATCGCCGTCTTGGCGAAAACATCTGGGGTCGTCCGAAGTCTCCGGTCAACCGTCGTGAATATGGCCCCGGCCAGCACGGTCAGCGCCGCAAGGGCAAGCTTTCGGACTTCGGTCTGCAGCTGCGCGCCAAGCAGAAGCTGAAAGGCCATTACGGTGATATTTCGGAAAAGCAGTTCCGCAAGACCTATGAGGAAGCCAACCGCCGCAAGGGTGACACCAACGAGAACCTGATCGGTCTCCTGGAGTCCCGCCTGGACGCCATTGTCTACCGCGCCAAGTTTGTTCCCACGATCTTCGCTGCGCGCCAGTTCGTGAACCACGGCCACATCATGGTCAATGGCCGCCGCGTCAACATCCCGTCTTACCGCTGCAAGGCCGGTGACGTGATCGAGGTGAGGGAGAAGTCCAAGCAGCTCGCCATTGTTCTGGAAGCCACGCAGCTCGCCGAGCGCGATGTTCCAGATTATGTCGAGGCCGACCACAACAAGATGGTTGCCACCTACCTTCGCGTTCCTGCGATTTCCGATGTGCCCTACGCGGTGCATATGGAGCCGAACCTGGTTGTCGAGTACTACTCGCGCTGA
- the murI gene encoding glutamate racemase, which yields METRPILFFDSGIGGLSVVKEARILLPGRPYVYVADDAAFPYGAWEEEALLERMVGLFKELVETYRPVMSVIACNTASTLAIHRLRAAFPDETFVGTVPAIKPAAERTRSGLVSVLATPGTVKRQYTRDLIRDYAAKCHVRLVGSENLAALAEQYMREGFVDEAAVECEIAPCFVEQDGKRTDIVVLACTHYPFLVNRMRKTAPWPVDWIDTSEAIARRALALASDFPASWTEGNGQDVAHFTSGSLVEGYRRLVAGFGFRVR from the coding sequence ATGGAAACCCGGCCGATCCTTTTCTTCGATTCGGGCATTGGCGGCCTGTCCGTTGTCAAGGAAGCACGCATTCTCCTGCCGGGACGACCCTATGTCTACGTTGCAGACGATGCGGCCTTTCCCTATGGCGCGTGGGAGGAGGAGGCATTGCTTGAACGAATGGTCGGCCTGTTCAAGGAGCTTGTCGAAACCTACAGACCCGTTATGTCGGTCATCGCCTGCAATACGGCCTCGACACTGGCCATACACAGGCTGCGCGCGGCTTTTCCCGACGAGACCTTTGTGGGCACTGTTCCCGCCATCAAGCCGGCCGCGGAGCGCACTCGTTCGGGCCTGGTCTCCGTGCTTGCCACGCCGGGCACGGTCAAGCGACAGTATACGCGCGATCTCATCCGTGATTACGCGGCCAAATGCCATGTGCGACTGGTCGGCAGTGAGAATCTCGCGGCCCTTGCCGAGCAATACATGCGCGAGGGTTTCGTGGATGAGGCGGCTGTCGAGTGCGAGATTGCTCCCTGCTTCGTGGAGCAGGATGGCAAGCGCACAGATATCGTTGTGCTGGCCTGCACGCATTATCCGTTTCTGGTGAACCGCATGCGCAAGACGGCGCCCTGGCCGGTGGACTGGATTGATACATCCGAGGCGATTGCAAGGCGGGCGCTTGCGCTGGCGAGCGATTTTCCCGCTTCCTGGACCGAAGGAAACGGGCAGGATGTTGCCCACTTTACGTCAGGTTCACTGGTAGAGGGCTATCGCCGGCTGGTCGCTGGATTCGGTTTCAGGGTGCGCTGA